The DNA sequence CGCGACGCTGGCGACCCTGGTGCAGATGACCGGTCTCGCTCGACCGACCGCGCACCGGCTCGCCGTCGCTCTCGAGCACCACCGGCTGGTCGCCCGCGATATGCAGGGGCGGTTCATCTTGGGCCCACGGCTGGCCGAGCTTGCGGTCGCAGCGGGCGAGGACCGGTTGCTCGCCGCGGCCGGGCCGATCCTCACGCACCTGCGTGACGTCACCGGCGAGAGCGCGCAACTGTACCGCCGGCAGGGCGACATGCGCGTGTGCGTCGCGGCGGCCGAACGCCTGTCCGGCCTGCGGGACACCGTCCCGGTGGGCGCGACGCTGCCGATGAGCGCGGGCTCGGCCGCTCAGGTGCTGCTCGCCTGGGAGGAGCCCGAGCGGCTGCACCGTGGACTGCAGGGCGCCCGGTTCACCGCCACCACGCTCGCCGGCGTGCGGCGGCGAGGTTGGGCGCAGAGCGTGGCGGAGCGCGAGCCGGGCGTGGCCTCGGTGTCCGCCCCGGTGCGGGGTCCCGGCAACCGGGTCGTGGCCGCCGTCTCGGTGTCCGGCCCGATCGAGCGGCTCACCCGCCAGCCAGGCCGGCTCTTCGCGCCGGCGGTCGTCGAAGCGGCCCAACGGCTGACCGAGGCCGTCCGGCGCGCCGGCTGACGCCGGGCCCTCACGGTGGAACGAGCGGTCAACGGCGACCGTCTCTCCCCCTATACGCACCCGTGCCTGCTACGACCGCCTCCGAACTCGACGGCCGCGACGGGTCGCCGCATCCTGGTCTGCCCGTCGAACTCGACCGGGCCCGGGCGGACGCGTCCCGCCCGCAGGCGGGCCGCAGCGGCCTGCTCACCGAACCTGCCGGGCACACTCGGTACTCACCGCACCGTCCAGATCGCGCAGGGCCGGCGTTCCGCCCTACGCGTGATCGCTCGACTCGCTCACCGGGAGCGTCCCGGTGAGCATCACCGTACGGAACCGCCGGGAGGCGACCGCACGGCGTGCCGTGCCGGAAACGTGAAGGCCCCCGCGAGCGCGGGGGCCTTCGCTCCTGGTAGCCCCGACCGGATTCGAACCGGCGCTACCGCCTTGAGAGGGCGGCGTGCTAGACCGCTACACAACGGGGCCTCGTGGTGTCGCCGCACCCCAGGATATCCAGGGCCGCGTATC is a window from the Carbonactinospora thermoautotrophica genome containing:
- a CDS encoding IclR family transcriptional regulator, with product MDNSNSSGVGVLDKAASVLNALEAGPATLATLVQMTGLARPTAHRLAVALEHHRLVARDMQGRFILGPRLAELAVAAGEDRLLAAAGPILTHLRDVTGESAQLYRRQGDMRVCVAAAERLSGLRDTVPVGATLPMSAGSAAQVLLAWEEPERLHRGLQGARFTATTLAGVRRRGWAQSVAEREPGVASVSAPVRGPGNRVVAAVSVSGPIERLTRQPGRLFAPAVVEAAQRLTEAVRRAG